The following proteins come from a genomic window of Mycolicibacterium rufum:
- a CDS encoding TetR/AcrR family transcriptional regulator: MAIEDRRARERSARRDLIVSTARALAEAEGWEAVTTRRLSTEIEYSQPVLYKHFHGMEQIAEAVALDGFAELARALRAARAEADSPAEVVTRTVRAYLDFAHANPAVYDAMFTRVTTLRFADDETPPALRAAFSELHQSVALVADGQDVDTLTEVLWATVHGLVTLGRSGRLRTGHEADRLRLLVEQLSA; this comes from the coding sequence ATGGCCATCGAAGATCGGCGCGCGCGTGAGCGTTCCGCCCGCCGGGACCTCATCGTCTCCACGGCGCGCGCCCTGGCCGAGGCCGAGGGCTGGGAGGCGGTCACCACCCGCCGGCTCTCGACCGAGATCGAGTACAGCCAACCGGTGCTGTACAAGCACTTTCACGGTATGGAGCAGATCGCCGAGGCGGTCGCTCTCGACGGGTTCGCCGAGCTCGCTCGCGCCCTCCGGGCCGCCCGCGCGGAGGCCGACTCGCCGGCGGAGGTGGTGACCCGGACTGTCCGGGCCTATCTGGATTTCGCCCACGCCAACCCGGCGGTGTACGACGCGATGTTCACCCGCGTCACCACCCTTCGATTCGCCGACGACGAGACACCGCCCGCGCTGAGGGCCGCCTTCTCCGAACTGCACCAGTCGGTGGCCCTCGTCGCGGACGGGCAGGACGTCGACACGCTCACCGAAGTCCTCTGGGCCACGGTGCATGGCCTGGTCACCCTCGGTCGGTCCGGTCGGCTCCGTACCGGGCACGAAGCCGACCGTCTCCGGCTCCTCGTCGAGCAGCTCAGCGCCTGA
- a CDS encoding GlcG/HbpS family heme-binding protein, translating into MSVDLANAQRMIAAAHAEAQRRAILVSAAVVDAGGNLVAFGRMDGAEIAGPVLAVDKAYTAVANRIATSELATLAAPGGELFGLHANGGGRFVIFGGGVPVTVDGVVVGGVGVSGASAAEDEACALAALTCLG; encoded by the coding sequence ATGAGCGTCGACCTGGCCAACGCCCAGCGAATGATCGCCGCCGCGCACGCCGAAGCGCAACGACGCGCGATCCTGGTGTCGGCGGCCGTCGTCGACGCGGGCGGCAACCTGGTCGCGTTCGGCCGGATGGACGGCGCCGAGATCGCCGGCCCGGTGCTGGCCGTGGACAAGGCGTACACGGCCGTCGCCAACCGCATCGCCACCTCCGAGCTCGCGACGCTGGCCGCGCCGGGCGGAGAACTCTTCGGCCTGCACGCCAACGGCGGCGGCCGGTTCGTCATCTTCGGCGGGGGTGTGCCCGTCACGGTCGACGGCGTCGTCGTCGGCGGCGTCGGGGTCAGCGGCGCGAGCGCGGCCGAGGACGAAGCCTGCGCTCTGGCCGCCCTGACGTGTCTGGGCTGA
- a CDS encoding PPOX class F420-dependent oxidoreductase codes for MSPLSDSAKQMLAKPNPAVISTVRSDGQPVSAATWYLLRDEHLLVNMDCARKRLKHMEKDPRVSLTVLDDGDWYTHVTVIGRVVRMYDDEGLADIDALSRHYTGQEYPQRDRPRISALIEVDRVHGWGSQKNNDQPDGRE; via the coding sequence ATGTCGCCGCTGTCGGATTCCGCCAAGCAGATGCTCGCCAAGCCCAACCCGGCCGTGATCAGCACCGTGCGATCGGACGGCCAGCCGGTGTCCGCCGCGACGTGGTACCTGCTGCGCGACGAGCACCTGCTGGTCAACATGGACTGCGCGCGAAAGCGCCTCAAGCACATGGAGAAAGATCCACGCGTCTCGCTCACCGTGCTCGACGACGGTGACTGGTACACCCACGTCACGGTCATCGGCCGCGTGGTCAGGATGTACGACGACGAGGGGCTCGCGGACATCGACGCGCTGTCTCGGCACTACACCGGTCAGGAGTATCCGCAACGCGACCGGCCGCGGATCAGCGCCCTGATCGAGGTCGACCGCGTGCACGGCTGGGGTTCGCAGAAGAACAACGATCAGCCCGACGGCCGGGAGTAG
- a CDS encoding aspartate ammonia-lyase yields the protein MRVEHDLLGDHEVPDGAYYGVHTARALDNFPITGTPISRHPELIVALACVKLAAARANRRLGLLSAERADAIEAACREITAGRWHDQFVVDVIQGGAGTSTNMNANEVIANRALELLGQRRGDYLHVHPLEHVNLGQSTNDVYPTAVKVAVQFAVHRLHVAMTELKGAFAERALEFGGHLKMGRTQLQDAVPMTLGQEFGSYAVMVGEDADRLREAGQLLAEINLGGTAIGTGLNAHSEYARLACEELSAATELPLVTATNLVEATQDVGAFVQLSGVLKRTAVKLSKICNDLRLLSSGPRAGLGEINLPAVQAGSSIMPGKVNPVIPEVVNQVAFEVVGNDVAISMAAEAGQLQLNAFEPIIAHSLFESLSHLTAACDTLRTRCVVGITANVAHMKAMVDRSIGLVTALNRYIGYEAATRLATDALTADADICSLVLDRGLLTASELEAIMEPETLTGPWRDAGGDTYSRPSG from the coding sequence ATGAGGGTCGAGCACGATCTGCTCGGCGACCACGAGGTGCCCGACGGCGCGTACTACGGCGTTCACACCGCCCGCGCACTGGACAACTTCCCGATCACCGGGACACCGATCTCGCGTCACCCCGAGCTGATCGTCGCGCTCGCGTGCGTCAAGCTGGCTGCGGCGCGCGCGAACCGCCGCCTCGGATTGCTGTCGGCCGAACGCGCTGATGCCATCGAAGCGGCCTGTCGCGAGATCACGGCAGGCCGTTGGCACGACCAGTTCGTCGTGGACGTCATCCAGGGCGGTGCGGGCACGTCGACGAATATGAACGCCAATGAGGTGATCGCCAATCGCGCCCTGGAACTGCTGGGACAGCGTCGTGGCGACTACCTGCATGTGCATCCGCTCGAGCACGTCAACCTCGGCCAGAGCACCAACGACGTCTACCCGACCGCGGTGAAAGTGGCGGTGCAGTTCGCCGTTCACCGATTGCACGTGGCGATGACCGAACTGAAGGGCGCGTTCGCCGAGAGAGCGCTCGAATTCGGCGGGCACCTCAAGATGGGCCGGACACAACTTCAGGACGCGGTCCCCATGACACTGGGACAGGAGTTCGGAAGCTACGCGGTGATGGTGGGCGAGGACGCCGACCGGCTCCGCGAGGCTGGGCAACTGTTGGCCGAGATCAATCTGGGCGGAACGGCGATCGGCACGGGTCTCAACGCCCACAGCGAATATGCCCGGCTCGCGTGTGAGGAGCTCAGTGCAGCCACCGAACTGCCGTTGGTCACCGCAACCAACCTCGTCGAAGCCACCCAGGATGTCGGCGCCTTCGTCCAACTGTCCGGAGTGCTCAAGCGCACCGCTGTCAAGCTCTCGAAGATCTGCAATGATCTGCGGCTGCTGTCGTCGGGACCACGCGCCGGACTGGGGGAGATCAATCTGCCGGCCGTGCAGGCGGGTTCGAGCATCATGCCCGGAAAGGTCAACCCGGTCATCCCCGAGGTGGTGAACCAGGTGGCGTTCGAGGTCGTCGGCAACGACGTCGCGATCAGCATGGCGGCGGAGGCGGGACAGTTGCAGCTCAACGCCTTCGAGCCGATCATCGCCCACAGCCTGTTCGAGTCGCTGTCGCACCTGACCGCGGCCTGTGACACGCTGCGGACGCGGTGCGTCGTCGGCATCACCGCCAACGTCGCCCACATGAAGGCGATGGTCGACCGGTCCATCGGGCTGGTGACCGCGCTGAATCGCTACATCGGATACGAGGCGGCCACGCGCCTGGCCACCGATGCGCTCACCGCAGATGCTGACATCTGTTCTCTGGTTCTCGATCGCGGACTGCTGACCGCGTCGGAGCTCGAGGCCATCATGGAACCGGAGACCCTGACTGGGCCGTGGCGGGATGCCGGCGGCGACACCTACTCCCGGCCGTCGGGCTGA
- a CDS encoding M20 family metallopeptidase, whose amino-acid sequence MSTALEGAVGSAGRRSAARMLAMSHDLHAHPEIAWEEVRSCARVAGELADHGFTVQENFTGLPTAFVARRGSGPLHLAVCAEYDALPGLGHACGHNVIAAISTGAAVALAPYVDDLGITLSVFGTPAEEGGGGKIEMLDRGGFAGVHAAVMVHPGPVDVARAEPYAVSHSHIRYDGKAAHAAAYPDRGVNAADAFTIAQVAIGLLRQQLPRDVRVHGIMTNGGEAPNAIPQRTEGRWYVRAGTLAQLGDLEQRVNRCFEAGALATGCELTVTPESKPYAEFRTDEGLLDAYKRRAEQLGRRFSSGADSLMNRASTDMGNVSQQIPAIHPYIGIGSLPAVNHQPEFAAAAVSSAADRAVIDGIGALALTLLDAASDTASRRRLTAAAP is encoded by the coding sequence ATGAGCACCGCACTCGAAGGCGCCGTCGGTTCGGCGGGCCGCCGCAGCGCCGCCCGGATGCTGGCGATGTCCCACGATCTGCATGCCCACCCCGAAATTGCCTGGGAGGAAGTCCGATCCTGCGCCCGGGTGGCCGGAGAACTGGCCGACCACGGCTTCACGGTGCAGGAGAATTTCACCGGCCTACCGACGGCGTTCGTTGCCCGCCGTGGTAGCGGGCCGCTGCATCTGGCGGTGTGCGCCGAGTACGACGCGCTGCCCGGCCTCGGCCACGCCTGTGGGCACAACGTCATCGCGGCGATCTCCACCGGGGCGGCGGTCGCGCTGGCGCCGTACGTCGACGATCTCGGGATCACGCTGTCGGTGTTCGGCACCCCGGCCGAAGAGGGCGGCGGCGGCAAGATCGAGATGCTGGACCGCGGCGGATTCGCCGGCGTCCACGCCGCCGTCATGGTGCATCCCGGCCCGGTCGACGTCGCCCGCGCCGAACCGTACGCGGTGTCGCACAGCCACATCCGCTACGACGGCAAGGCCGCCCACGCCGCCGCCTATCCCGATCGCGGCGTCAACGCCGCGGACGCCTTCACGATCGCCCAGGTGGCCATCGGGCTGCTGCGTCAACAGCTTCCGCGCGACGTTCGCGTGCACGGCATCATGACCAACGGGGGAGAGGCGCCCAACGCCATCCCGCAGCGCACCGAGGGGCGTTGGTATGTCCGGGCGGGGACGCTGGCGCAACTGGGTGACCTCGAACAGCGGGTGAACCGCTGCTTCGAAGCCGGCGCGCTCGCCACCGGGTGTGAGCTCACCGTGACGCCGGAGAGCAAGCCCTACGCCGAGTTCCGCACCGACGAAGGCTTGCTGGACGCCTACAAGCGCCGTGCCGAACAGCTGGGCCGCCGCTTCAGCTCCGGGGCCGATTCTCTGATGAATCGCGCGTCGACGGACATGGGCAATGTGTCGCAACAGATTCCGGCCATTCACCCCTACATCGGCATCGGTTCCCTGCCGGCGGTCAACCACCAGCCCGAGTTCGCCGCCGCCGCGGTGTCCTCGGCTGCGGACCGCGCGGTGATCGACGGTATCGGCGCGCTGGCTTTGACGCTGCTCGACGCCGCCTCCGACACCGCCAGCCGGCGACGCCTCACCGCGGCCGCGCCGTGA
- a CDS encoding DUF1028 domain-containing protein produces MTLSLVVREGAAFGMVICSSSPAVASRCVHLRAGVGAVASQNVTNPHLGAVALNALTGGADAQSALDAAVAADGHPAYRQLMVVDAHGRTAVHSGVEALGIHHHVTGESAVAAGNLLHDKDVVEALLAGYAGSTAATVEQRLLAGLAAAITAGGEAGPVHSAGLQVVEDVPWPVTDLRVDWHEDPVAELSRLWTVWGPQKGDYRTRGLDPTAAPSYGVPGDL; encoded by the coding sequence ATGACGTTGTCGCTGGTGGTCCGGGAGGGCGCAGCCTTCGGCATGGTCATCTGCTCCTCGAGCCCCGCGGTCGCGTCGCGCTGTGTGCATCTGCGCGCCGGTGTCGGGGCGGTCGCGAGTCAGAACGTCACCAACCCGCACTTGGGCGCCGTGGCCCTGAATGCCCTGACCGGCGGGGCGGACGCGCAGTCCGCGCTCGACGCCGCTGTCGCCGCCGATGGCCACCCGGCGTACCGGCAGCTGATGGTCGTCGACGCGCACGGCCGGACCGCGGTGCATTCCGGCGTCGAAGCATTGGGCATCCACCACCACGTCACAGGTGAAAGTGCCGTGGCCGCGGGAAATCTGCTCCACGACAAGGACGTCGTCGAGGCACTGCTGGCCGGCTATGCCGGATCAACCGCGGCCACCGTGGAGCAGCGACTCCTCGCCGGCCTCGCCGCCGCGATCACCGCGGGCGGCGAAGCCGGGCCGGTGCACTCGGCCGGCCTGCAGGTCGTCGAGGACGTCCCGTGGCCCGTCACTGATCTGCGGGTGGACTGGCACGAGGATCCCGTCGCGGAGTTGAGCCGACTGTGGACAGTGTGGGGGCCGCAGAAGGGCGACTACCGGACCCGCGGCCTCGATCCCACGGCCGCACCCTCCTACGGGGTTCCGGGCGACCTATGA
- a CDS encoding RidA family protein — protein sequence MTDSAPQRGTHTRIRPFNTRDTYPEQNLDNDLCQAVVAGGVVYLRGQIGQDLDTRESVGIGDVAAQTEKAMANIAMLLDEAGSRLADIVKVTVYLTDIRYRETVYRVIGRWLEGVYPVSTGLVVEALARPEWLVEIDATAVISAPEAAS from the coding sequence ATGACCGACTCGGCGCCGCAGCGCGGAACCCACACGCGAATCCGACCTTTCAATACCCGCGACACCTACCCCGAGCAGAACCTCGACAACGACCTGTGCCAAGCCGTGGTGGCCGGCGGCGTGGTCTACCTCCGCGGTCAGATCGGTCAGGATCTCGACACCCGGGAGTCAGTCGGTATCGGCGACGTCGCGGCCCAGACCGAGAAGGCGATGGCCAACATCGCGATGCTGCTCGACGAGGCGGGCAGCCGGCTTGCGGACATCGTGAAGGTCACGGTCTATCTCACCGACATCCGGTACCGCGAAACGGTGTATCGGGTCATCGGCCGCTGGCTCGAGGGTGTTTACCCGGTCTCCACCGGATTGGTCGTCGAGGCGCTGGCCCGGCCGGAGTGGCTCGTCGAGATCGACGCCACCGCGGTGATCAGTGCGCCCGAGGCGGCGTCATGA
- a CDS encoding flavin-containing monooxygenase translates to MSSQEVEVLVVGAGQAGIAMSEHLGAHGVPHLVVERDRIAERWRSGRWDSLVANGPAWHDRFPGEEFTIDPDGFATKDQVADYFVAYADKIAAPVRTGVEVTSVRKNNGRAGFHVETSAGPIDARYVVAATGAFQKPVIPPVVPFDAPVHQIHSNAYRNPAQLPAGAVLVIGAGSSGVQIADELRCSGRRVHLAVGPHDRPPRSYRGRDFCWWLGVLGKWDMVAPPRGAEHVTIAVSGAHGGHTVDFRALAADGITLLGLARTYRDGVMTFAPDLRTNIDNGDANYLSMLEEADAYVKRNGLELPEEPEARELGPDPECVINPILELDLAAAGITSIVWATGYAFDFGWLQVDAFDETGRPRHQRGVSTEPGIYFLGLPWQSRRGSSFIWGVWHDAKYLADQIAIQRGYLTYGLTGQVAR, encoded by the coding sequence TTGTCGAGCCAAGAGGTCGAGGTTCTCGTCGTCGGTGCGGGTCAAGCCGGCATCGCGATGAGTGAACATCTCGGTGCGCATGGGGTGCCGCACCTGGTCGTCGAACGCGACCGAATCGCCGAGCGCTGGCGGTCGGGTCGGTGGGACTCGCTGGTCGCCAACGGCCCCGCCTGGCACGACCGGTTTCCCGGAGAGGAATTCACCATCGATCCCGACGGTTTCGCCACCAAGGATCAGGTGGCCGACTACTTCGTCGCCTACGCCGACAAGATCGCTGCCCCCGTCCGCACCGGAGTCGAGGTGACGTCAGTGCGAAAGAACAACGGACGGGCGGGGTTTCACGTCGAGACCTCCGCCGGACCCATCGATGCCCGCTACGTCGTGGCCGCGACCGGAGCGTTCCAGAAGCCGGTGATCCCACCGGTCGTACCGTTCGATGCCCCGGTTCACCAGATCCACTCGAACGCCTACCGCAATCCGGCGCAGCTGCCCGCCGGAGCCGTCCTGGTGATCGGCGCCGGTTCCTCGGGAGTGCAGATCGCCGACGAGCTGCGGTGCTCGGGTCGCCGGGTCCATCTCGCCGTCGGGCCGCACGATCGACCGCCCCGCAGCTACCGCGGTCGCGACTTCTGCTGGTGGCTCGGTGTTCTGGGGAAGTGGGACATGGTCGCGCCGCCGCGCGGCGCCGAACACGTAACCATCGCCGTCAGCGGCGCGCACGGCGGGCACACCGTCGACTTTCGGGCGCTGGCTGCTGACGGCATCACCCTGTTGGGCCTTGCGCGTACCTACCGGGACGGGGTCATGACGTTCGCACCCGACCTGCGCACCAACATCGACAACGGCGACGCGAACTACCTCTCCATGCTCGAGGAAGCCGACGCCTACGTGAAGCGCAACGGCCTCGAACTGCCGGAGGAGCCGGAAGCCCGTGAGCTGGGCCCCGACCCGGAGTGTGTGATCAACCCGATCCTCGAGCTGGATCTGGCCGCCGCCGGGATCACCTCGATCGTCTGGGCGACGGGCTATGCGTTCGACTTCGGCTGGTTGCAGGTCGACGCCTTCGACGAGACCGGAAGGCCCCGGCACCAACGCGGTGTCTCGACCGAGCCGGGGATCTACTTCCTCGGGCTGCCCTGGCAGTCGCGGCGCGGCTCCAGCTTCATCTGGGGTGTCTGGCATGACGCGAAGTACCTCGCAGACCAGATCGCGATCCAGCGTGGCTACCTCACATACGGCCTCACGGGACAGGTGGCCCGATGA
- a CDS encoding LysR family transcriptional regulator produces MADYTLRQLEYFVAVAEAGSVTRAAAAVHLSQSAMSAALADLESALSVQLLVRHHARGISLTPAGKEMLVASRQLLASAADLRSVAQGLGSSLSGTLSIGCFEVVAPYLLPELLAAAAEKTPNLHVQTTEVDLADLAEGVADGTFELGIGYDLVEDPRLKRWPLFRLPPYVLLPGSHRLAARDEVDLADLADEPMALLDLPHSRDYFQSVFAAAGVRPDVRYRSTTVETCRALVGRGLAYTVLNLRAAVPTALDGHPVAAVPISGDPPNLTVVLLGAVAAKPTRRAGVVAELCRDLFANRA; encoded by the coding sequence ATGGCCGACTACACGCTTCGCCAGCTCGAGTACTTCGTGGCCGTGGCCGAGGCCGGCAGCGTCACCCGCGCCGCGGCCGCGGTTCATCTCTCGCAGTCGGCGATGTCGGCGGCGTTGGCCGATCTGGAGAGCGCGCTGTCGGTGCAACTGCTGGTGCGCCACCACGCGCGCGGGATCAGCCTGACCCCGGCGGGCAAGGAGATGCTCGTGGCCAGTCGCCAGCTGCTGGCCTCGGCCGCGGATCTGCGGTCGGTGGCCCAGGGTCTCGGTTCCTCGCTGAGTGGCACGCTGTCGATCGGCTGCTTCGAGGTCGTGGCGCCCTACCTGCTGCCGGAGTTGTTGGCGGCCGCGGCGGAGAAGACGCCGAATCTGCACGTGCAGACCACCGAGGTGGATCTCGCCGACCTGGCCGAGGGGGTCGCCGACGGTACCTTCGAGCTCGGCATCGGCTACGACCTGGTCGAGGATCCGCGGCTGAAGCGCTGGCCGCTGTTCCGACTCCCGCCCTACGTCTTGCTCCCCGGGTCGCACCGCCTGGCCGCGCGCGACGAGGTGGACCTGGCGGATCTGGCCGACGAGCCGATGGCGCTGCTCGACCTTCCGCACAGCCGCGACTACTTCCAGAGCGTGTTCGCCGCTGCCGGCGTCCGGCCCGACGTGCGCTACCGCTCCACCACCGTGGAGACCTGCCGAGCCCTGGTGGGGCGGGGCCTCGCCTACACCGTGCTCAACCTGCGCGCCGCGGTGCCGACCGCCTTGGACGGCCATCCCGTCGCCGCGGTGCCGATCAGTGGCGACCCACCGAATCTCACCGTCGTGCTGCTCGGCGCGGTCGCGGCCAAACCCACCCGGCGCGCCGGCGTCGTCGCCGAGCTGTGTCGCGACCTGTTCGCGAACCGGGCCTGA
- a CDS encoding APC family permease, which translates to MGTSPGQNEGLAPNFLTPAATASSPVAPVKFSHSLRRLDVPIMILSALISLDMVGEISTFGGETFTWLLVLAALWMIPYGLVTAELGSAFPAEGGLYEWVKRAFGRLPGSVATIMYWSINPLWIGGSLAFISTEAWSTYISPIEPGTGGDYAFKTAFVLAATAVTLLALERSRSIFKIGTYLKVLLALFFLGTTVFYGIAHGFHGVGSLTWSPTMTGFLGLVPLLLFSLVGFEVPSQAGDEMQNPQRDVPRGIALGGLIGLLSYALPILALLLVLPPEQITGIAGFMAAVETVFGIFGPAAPILVKIAVVAFIVTLAITGATWAVAANRALTVAAADGAFFPYFGTFDPRRQAPVRVGVLTGAVALVFMVAGVVFSQGDNAATFTVVLTITISTSLVAYLFVFPAALRLRTTHADTPRPYAVPGGRAGMAVAAGLTTFWAALGVWVAVFPGTLEPLFGLDYDFVEIWGVSRLKFEFFTLGTLAVLTAIAALGYGRGRALRHAEPTEPTVLSTAY; encoded by the coding sequence GTGGGAACATCACCTGGGCAGAACGAGGGTCTCGCGCCGAACTTCCTGACTCCGGCCGCGACGGCGAGTTCGCCTGTCGCGCCTGTGAAGTTCAGCCATTCGCTGCGTCGCCTCGACGTGCCGATCATGATTCTGTCGGCGTTGATCAGCCTCGACATGGTCGGTGAGATCTCGACCTTCGGCGGCGAGACCTTCACCTGGCTGCTAGTGCTCGCGGCGCTGTGGATGATCCCCTACGGCCTGGTGACCGCGGAACTGGGTAGCGCCTTCCCCGCCGAGGGCGGTCTCTACGAATGGGTCAAGCGCGCCTTCGGCCGACTGCCCGGTTCGGTCGCGACGATCATGTACTGGTCGATCAACCCACTGTGGATCGGCGGGTCGCTGGCCTTCATCAGCACCGAGGCGTGGAGCACCTACATCAGTCCGATCGAACCCGGCACCGGCGGAGACTATGCCTTCAAGACGGCGTTCGTCCTCGCTGCCACCGCCGTCACGCTGCTGGCGCTGGAGAGATCCCGGTCCATCTTCAAGATCGGCACCTACCTCAAGGTGCTGCTGGCGCTGTTCTTCTTGGGCACAACGGTTTTCTACGGCATCGCGCACGGGTTCCACGGCGTCGGGTCACTGACGTGGTCACCGACCATGACCGGGTTCCTCGGACTCGTTCCGCTTCTGCTGTTCTCCCTGGTCGGCTTCGAGGTTCCCAGCCAGGCCGGCGACGAGATGCAGAACCCGCAGCGCGACGTCCCCCGCGGCATCGCCCTCGGCGGACTGATCGGTCTGCTGTCCTATGCGCTCCCGATCCTGGCCCTGCTCCTGGTGCTGCCGCCCGAACAGATCACCGGCATCGCGGGATTCATGGCGGCCGTGGAGACGGTGTTCGGCATCTTCGGGCCCGCCGCCCCGATTCTCGTGAAGATCGCCGTCGTCGCCTTCATCGTCACGCTGGCGATCACCGGCGCCACCTGGGCGGTGGCCGCGAACCGGGCATTGACGGTGGCCGCTGCCGACGGCGCGTTCTTCCCCTACTTCGGCACGTTCGATCCGCGCCGTCAGGCACCCGTGCGCGTCGGCGTGCTCACCGGCGCGGTGGCGTTGGTGTTCATGGTCGCCGGTGTCGTGTTCTCCCAGGGCGACAACGCCGCGACATTCACCGTCGTGCTGACTATCACGATCTCGACGTCGCTGGTGGCCTACCTGTTCGTGTTCCCCGCGGCGCTGCGGCTGCGCACCACCCACGCCGACACCCCGCGCCCCTATGCGGTGCCGGGCGGACGGGCCGGCATGGCCGTCGCCGCCGGACTCACCACGTTCTGGGCAGCCCTGGGCGTGTGGGTCGCCGTCTTCCCCGGAACCCTGGAACCGCTGTTCGGCCTCGACTACGACTTCGTCGAGATCTGGGGCGTGTCCCGTCTCAAGTTCGAGTTCTTCACGCTCGGCACCCTGGCGGTGCTGACGGCGATCGCCGCCCTCGGCTACGGCCGCGGCCGCGCACTGCGGCACGCCGAACCCACCGAACCGACCGTCCTTTCCACCGCATACTGA